A DNA window from Gorilla gorilla gorilla isolate KB3781 chromosome 6, NHGRI_mGorGor1-v2.1_pri, whole genome shotgun sequence contains the following coding sequences:
- the LOC101129687 gene encoding olfactory receptor 10AC1 encodes MDSPSNATVPCGFLLQGFSEFPHLRPVLFLLLLGVHLATLGGNLLILVAVASMPSRQPMLLFLCQLSAIELCYTLVVVPRSLVDLSTPGHRRGSPISFLSCAFQMQMFVALGGAECFLLAAMAYDRYVAICHPLRYAAVVTPGLCARLALACCLGGLAVSVGLTVAIFHLPFCGSRLLLHFFCDITALLHLACTRSYADELPLLGACLVLLLLPSVLILASYGAIAAALRRLRCPKGRGKAASTCALHLAVTFLHYGCATFMYVRPRASYSPRLDRTLALVYTNVTPLLYPLIYSLRNREITAALSRVLGRRRPGQAPGGDLREL; translated from the coding sequence ATGGACAGTCCCAGCAATGCCACCGTGCCCTGTGGCTTTCTCCTTCAAGGCTTCTCCGAATTCCCGCACCTGAGACCCGTGCTCTTCCTTTTGCTGCTGGGGGTGCACCTGGCCACCCTGGGCGGGAACCTGCTCATCCTGGTGGCCGTGGCCTCGATGCCAAGCCGGCAGCCCATGCTGCTCTTCCTGTGCCAGCTGTCAGCCATCGAGCTGTGCTACACGCTGGTGGTGGTGCCCCGCTCCCTGGTCGACCTGAGCACGCCGGGCCACCGCAGGGGCAGCCCTATCTCCTTCCTGAGCTGCGCCTTTCAGATGCAGATGTTTGTGGCTCTGGGCGGGGCAGAGTGCTTCCTGCTGGCCGCCATGGCCTATGACCGCTACGTGGCCATCTGCCACCCGTTGCGCTACGCGGCCGTGGTGACCCCCGGGCTGTGCGCGCGACTGGCTCTGGCCTGCTGCCTCGGGGGACTGGCGGTGTCCGTGGGGCTCACGGTGGCCATCTTCCACCTGCCTTTCTGCGGCTCCCGCCTGCTGCTGCACTTCTTCTGCGACATCACAGCgctgctgcacctggcctgcacGCGGAGCTACGCCGACGAGCTGCCTCTGCTGGGCGCCTgcctggtgctgctgctgctgccctcgGTGCTCATCCTGGCCTCCTATGGCGCCATCGCCGCCGCCCTGCGCCGCCTGCGCTGCCCCAAAGGCCGGGGCAAGGCCGCCTCCACCTGCGCCTTGCACCTGGCAGTCACCTTCCTGCACTACGGCTGCGCCACCTTCATGTACGTGCGGCCCAGGGCCAGCTACTCCCCGCGCCTGGACCGCACCCTGGCGCTGGTCTACACCAACGTCACGCCGCTGCTGTACCCACTCATCTACAGCCTGCGCAACCGCGAGATCACCGCCGCCCTGAGCAGGGTGCTGGGGCGCCGGCGGCCAGGCCAAGCTCCAGGCGGGGATCTGCGCGAGCTCTGA